TGCGAAGATGTTTCCGCCCGGAGGAGTGACGTGCTTAGCCATCGGCGTGCTCAGGGTTGGCGTTTCCGCGCGCGTTGTTCGTTCATCAACTCCGTGTAGTGCTTCCTTGCGCGCTCGATGTCGTGCCGGCTCGTCTGCGGCGTCGTTTTCCGAAAGGCGTGCAGCACGTAGACGGCGTCATCGAACTTAGCCACGTATATGACGCGGTGCTCCAGCCTTCCGTTGCCGTCATCCGTCTTGATCCTGATCTCGCGGGCGCCGGAGCCTACCGTCGCGATCGGCTTCCAATCGCTCGGGTCTTCGCCCAAGGCCACCTGGTGGAGTTCGTACCCGGCCTGGCGCCGCGCCTTCGGAGGGAACGCGCTGATGTCTTCAAGGCTCGATCCCTCAAAGGCGACAGGTTTCTCGCCGCTTCTCATTCTATACCCAGTTCCGATATGAAACAAGGCTCCAGGAATTGATCCTGGAATGGAGACGAGGGTGCTCGACAACCGATTTCGCAATCAATACGCCGCTCCCTCGGCCGGTGCCGCTTGCAATCGGCACCGGTGGCCATTTCAAGCTACAAGCGAAGACGAGGCGTGTTTCCCT
This is a stretch of genomic DNA from Longimicrobium sp.. It encodes these proteins:
- a CDS encoding type II toxin-antitoxin system RelE/ParE family toxin, whose product is MRSGEKPVAFEGSSLEDISAFPPKARRQAGYELHQVALGEDPSDWKPIATVGSGAREIRIKTDDGNGRLEHRVIYVAKFDDAVYVLHAFRKTTPQTSRHDIERARKHYTELMNEQRARKRQP